One segment of Leptotrichia sp. oral taxon 215 str. W9775 DNA contains the following:
- a CDS encoding xanthine phosphoribosyltransferase yields the protein MEYLKQKILKEGIIKEGCILKVDSFLNHQIDVEFLNEVGKEFKRRFSDKEVTKILTVEASGIAIAVMTAQYFNVPVLFAKKVESSNMDESTYESEVYSYTRGKTYKMRVSKNYLSKDDKVLVIDDFLANGSAALGLVNLVESAGAELSGIGIVIEKSFQDGGKKLREKGINLHSLVRVEFDSENNIVFK from the coding sequence ATGGAATATTTAAAACAGAAGATACTTAAAGAGGGAATAATAAAAGAAGGTTGTATTTTAAAAGTTGATTCTTTTCTGAATCATCAGATAGATGTGGAATTTTTAAATGAAGTAGGTAAGGAATTTAAAAGAAGATTTTCTGATAAGGAAGTTACGAAAATATTAACTGTGGAGGCTTCAGGAATTGCAATAGCGGTAATGACAGCACAGTATTTCAATGTCCCTGTGTTATTTGCTAAAAAAGTGGAAAGCAGTAATATGGATGAAAGTACTTATGAAAGTGAAGTATATTCCTATACAAGAGGAAAAACATACAAAATGAGAGTATCAAAAAATTATTTATCAAAGGATGATAAAGTACTGGTTATAGATGATTTTCTGGCAAACGGATCTGCGGCATTAGGTCTCGTGAATTTAGTTGAAAGTGCAGGAGCTGAACTTTCTGGAATAGGTATTGTCATTGAAAAAAGTTTTCAGGATGGAGGAAAAAAGCTAAGGGAAAAAGGCATAAATCTGCATTCTCTTGTCAGAGTTGAATTTGACAGTGAAAATAATATAGTTTTTAAATAA
- the truA gene encoding tRNA pseudouridine(38-40) synthase TruA → MKNIKIVYQYDGSKFEGFQRQNKGKTVQGEIEKILFQNFSEKVNMISSGRTDKGVHATGQVSNFLIEKNIPVEAIRSQINKNLYGEVKILEIEEVGKEFNSRFDAQRRTYLYIMKKKEEITPFEASYIAGIKGRVDGKILEKLMKIYIGKHDFSSFMKKDKALRNTIREIYDVKCVSDENTGEIKIEISGSSFLKTMVRIMIGSALAVYFKEKDEDYIIKKLENPDADGGKILAPAEGLYLYRVDY, encoded by the coding sequence ATGAAAAATATAAAAATTGTATATCAATATGATGGAAGTAAGTTTGAAGGCTTTCAAAGACAAAATAAAGGAAAAACGGTTCAAGGGGAAATAGAAAAGATACTTTTTCAAAATTTTTCCGAAAAAGTCAACATGATTTCATCGGGAAGGACAGATAAAGGGGTTCATGCCACAGGACAAGTTTCTAACTTTCTAATTGAAAAAAATATTCCTGTTGAAGCAATTAGAAGTCAGATAAATAAAAATCTCTATGGAGAAGTAAAAATTCTTGAAATAGAAGAAGTGGGGAAGGAGTTTAATTCCAGATTTGATGCACAAAGAAGAACATATTTATACATTATGAAAAAAAAGGAGGAAATCACTCCTTTTGAAGCGAGTTATATTGCTGGAATAAAAGGCAGGGTAGATGGTAAAATACTGGAAAAATTAATGAAAATATATATCGGAAAACATGATTTCAGCAGTTTTATGAAAAAAGACAAGGCGTTGAGGAATACAATAAGGGAAATTTATGATGTGAAATGTGTATCTGATGAAAATACAGGAGAAATAAAAATTGAAATTTCAGGAAGTTCATTTCTGAAAACAATGGTAAGAATAATGATAGGATCTGCTCTGGCGGTATATTTTAAAGAAAAAGATGAAGATTATATAATAAAAAAACTGGAGAATCCTGATGCAGACGGAGGGAAAATACTGGCACCTGCAGAAGGGCTTTATCTTTACAGGGTAGATTATTAA
- a CDS encoding N-acetyltransferase, with protein MEIMDNYILNGNSFYIRELSHDKDNKLFDEIVEHEDKVFGEGSVGKWNIKPFAKYGKVFAVLKKGKNNCTGENCGGNRAAGKVEGLEGDNVKEEFISDELVSVIEVLRGFDMKTAYLYGVSTVTEYERQGHAGKLLAYVMNYLMKHDISKVELTVGIDNEAAKNLYKKAGFVIAEKLENEYGENIDRYLMRYSVY; from the coding sequence ATGGAGATAATGGATAACTATATTTTAAATGGAAATAGTTTTTATATTAGGGAACTTTCCCATGATAAAGATAATAAACTTTTTGATGAGATAGTCGAGCATGAAGATAAAGTTTTTGGAGAAGGTTCTGTAGGAAAATGGAATATAAAGCCTTTTGCAAAATATGGTAAAGTATTTGCAGTTTTAAAAAAGGGGAAAAATAACTGCACTGGAGAAAATTGTGGAGGAAATAGGGCTGCCGGGAAAGTAGAAGGATTAGAAGGAGATAATGTCAAGGAAGAATTTATCTCAGATGAACTTGTTTCAGTAATAGAGGTTCTTAGGGGCTTTGACATGAAAACAGCGTATCTTTACGGAGTTTCGACAGTAACAGAATATGAAAGACAGGGACATGCCGGGAAGTTACTTGCTTATGTTATGAATTATTTAATGAAACATGACATTTCAAAAGTTGAACTGACTGTGGGAATAGATAATGAAGCTGCGAAAAATCTCTATAAGAAAGCCGGTTTTGTAATAGCTGAAAAGCTTGAAAATGAATATGGAGAAAATATTGACAGATATTTAATGAGATATTCTGTCTACTAA
- a CDS encoding Fur family transcriptional regulator — protein sequence MLNVGEYLKENGIKPSIQRIKIFQYLLDHHTHPTVDDIFRNLSTEIPTLSKTTVYNTLNIFVDSRIVNEVIIEDNEVRYDVVMDTHGHFKCTVCGKIIDFDIDLSKLDLMKLGNVEVEETHFYLKGKCSECLKTIKEN from the coding sequence ATGCTTAATGTAGGTGAATATCTAAAGGAAAATGGCATAAAGCCATCAATCCAGAGAATAAAAATATTTCAATATTTATTAGATCACCATACACATCCTACAGTTGATGACATATTTCGAAATCTTTCAACAGAAATTCCAACGTTATCTAAAACAACAGTCTACAACACACTTAATATATTTGTAGACAGTCGTATTGTAAATGAAGTAATTATAGAAGATAATGAAGTCAGATATGATGTTGTAATGGATACGCATGGACATTTTAAATGTACAGTGTGTGGAAAAATAATAGATTTTGACATAGATTTATCAAAATTAGATTTAATGAAGTTGGGAAATGTTGAAGTTGAAGAAACTCACTTTTACCTAAAGGGAAAGTGTTCTGAGTGTTTAAAAACAATAAAAGAAAATTAA
- a CDS encoding ferritin — protein MKLSKDLEKELNRQLNMELAAAYQYQAMAAHFEYIGLDGFAKWMNGHAAEEREHAQKFYDYILLRGGKVTLEALDAPKGTFATILEVFNDAMNHEKAVTASIEGIYALARSLNDFGAENFLNWFVTEQEEEEDLFDTIITKLNLFKVDENTAALYEFDEELGKAE, from the coding sequence ATGAAATTATCAAAAGATTTAGAAAAAGAATTAAACAGACAATTAAACATGGAGCTGGCAGCAGCTTATCAATATCAGGCAATGGCGGCACATTTTGAATATATTGGATTAGACGGATTTGCTAAATGGATGAATGGGCATGCGGCTGAAGAAAGAGAACATGCACAAAAATTCTATGATTATATCTTATTAAGAGGTGGAAAAGTTACATTGGAAGCACTTGATGCACCTAAAGGAACTTTTGCTACAATTTTAGAAGTATTTAATGATGCTATGAATCATGAAAAAGCAGTAACTGCTTCAATCGAAGGAATCTATGCTTTAGCAAGAAGCTTAAATGATTTTGGAGCTGAAAACTTCCTTAACTGGTTCGTAACTGAGCAGGAAGAAGAAGAAGACTTGTTCGATACAATCATAACTAAGTTAAATCTGTTTAAAGTTGATGAAAATACAGCAGCATTATATGAATTTGATGAAGAATTAGGAAAAGCTGAATAA
- a CDS encoding rubredoxin, translating into MEKYVCTDCGYVYDFKIGDPDNKIKSGTAFKDITEKWVCPLCAAKKEQFKKLK; encoded by the coding sequence ATGGAAAAATATGTTTGTACAGACTGTGGATATGTCTATGATTTTAAAATAGGAGATCCTGATAATAAAATAAAATCAGGAACTGCTTTTAAAGATATCACTGAAAAATGGGTATGCCCATTATGTGCAGCAAAAAAAGAACAATTTAAGAAATTAAAATAA
- a CDS encoding peptidylprolyl isomerase, with protein sequence MGIRNHKGTIKIISIILILGFALSMIISGILFLKNSVINHDSHRQVIAKVDGKKIYRDEFERELYHLKNNMSALNSQKKQQLAQMGVATDTMQELPENILKEYIFQTMIDREVLLAGAKKLKIKADESVINKAIENAQKQAGGKANLIQALTQSGYNLATYKEVLREQEVAKKVQEKVLASSKVSEEEVKKMYERLRYSSLSGRTFEESKKEIEDSLNGEVADALINSFIEKEKAKAKIEIVSPEFKKLYEDSNKVVIEKDGYKYTNASVNEQLMSLYMSTPQGYSQEMVDTIKNGLKSSLERLLKIKAKAKEAGIKVSPELTGLSELSSYSKKYYNHLIDTYKPSEAAMQERFNSKKELYNTQNTISGYVIGDEYTASSKDIEAAKKQAEDIMKSLTVENFAEKAKQFSKDPGSAQNGGSLGGEIDLTQLVPEFAEAVKKAEKGKIVGPVKTQFGYHIIYVQDKNANNANLAKVSHILIMPTISQETKDALVKRLNDVKAELDSKKVTWEQVESQGKYNFSVKEKFKTLAKNDSIPGIGKNDPALMDKLFGSKTGEILTQQEEFGYFLLGKTGEVPFKEATFADVKERIRLEFAIEYANNELENIK encoded by the coding sequence ATGGGAATTAGAAATCATAAAGGGACAATTAAAATAATTTCTATTATTTTAATACTCGGTTTTGCTTTATCTATGATAATAAGTGGAATTCTTTTTTTGAAGAACAGCGTTATAAACCATGATTCACATAGACAGGTAATAGCAAAAGTCGATGGAAAAAAAATCTATAGGGATGAATTTGAAAGAGAGCTGTACCATTTGAAAAATAATATGTCAGCACTTAATTCACAGAAAAAACAACAGCTTGCTCAAATGGGTGTAGCTACAGACACAATGCAGGAATTGCCTGAAAATATATTGAAGGAATACATTTTTCAGACTATGATTGATAGGGAAGTATTACTGGCCGGAGCAAAAAAATTAAAAATAAAAGCTGATGAAAGTGTTATAAATAAAGCTATAGAAAATGCACAGAAACAGGCAGGAGGGAAAGCCAATCTTATACAGGCGTTAACTCAGAGCGGATACAACTTGGCAACTTACAAGGAAGTTTTAAGGGAACAGGAAGTAGCTAAAAAGGTTCAGGAAAAAGTACTTGCGTCTTCTAAAGTAAGTGAAGAAGAAGTGAAGAAGATGTATGAAAGACTTAGATATAGTAGTCTTTCAGGAAGAACTTTTGAAGAATCAAAAAAAGAAATAGAAGATTCTTTAAATGGTGAAGTGGCAGATGCCCTTATTAATTCGTTTATAGAAAAGGAAAAAGCTAAGGCAAAAATAGAAATAGTAAGCCCTGAATTTAAAAAACTTTATGAAGATTCAAATAAAGTAGTAATTGAAAAAGATGGATATAAGTACACAAATGCTTCTGTAAATGAACAGCTTATGTCTTTATATATGTCAACACCTCAGGGATATTCACAGGAAATGGTTGATACAATAAAAAATGGGCTTAAATCCAGTTTGGAAAGACTTTTAAAAATTAAGGCTAAAGCAAAAGAAGCAGGAATTAAAGTTTCTCCTGAACTGACAGGATTAAGTGAATTAAGCAGTTATTCAAAGAAATACTATAATCACTTAATTGATACTTATAAACCGTCTGAAGCGGCAATGCAGGAAAGATTTAACTCTAAAAAAGAATTGTACAATACTCAGAATACTATTTCAGGATATGTAATTGGAGATGAGTACACTGCATCAAGTAAGGATATTGAAGCTGCCAAAAAACAGGCAGAAGACATAATGAAATCATTAACAGTTGAAAATTTTGCTGAAAAAGCAAAACAATTCAGTAAAGATCCAGGTTCTGCGCAAAACGGAGGAAGTCTTGGTGGTGAAATTGATTTAACACAGCTTGTGCCTGAATTTGCTGAAGCTGTAAAAAAAGCTGAAAAGGGTAAAATTGTAGGACCTGTAAAAACACAGTTTGGATATCACATAATATATGTACAGGATAAAAATGCCAACAATGCCAACCTTGCAAAAGTAAGCCATATATTAATAATGCCAACAATATCACAGGAAACAAAAGATGCACTTGTGAAGAGATTAAATGATGTAAAAGCAGAACTTGATTCAAAGAAAGTAACTTGGGAACAAGTTGAATCACAAGGTAAATATAACTTCTCAGTAAAAGAGAAATTTAAGACATTGGCAAAAAATGACAGCATTCCAGGAATTGGTAAAAATGATCCTGCACTGATGGATAAATTATTTGGTTCAAAAACTGGAGAAATATTAACTCAGCAGGAAGAATTCGGATATTTCCTATTAGGAAAAACAGGGGAAGTACCATTTAAAGAAGCAACATTTGCAGATGTAAAAGAAAGAATAAGATTAGAATTTGCAATAGAGTATGCAAATAATGAACTTGAAAATATAAAATAG
- the eno gene encoding phosphopyruvate hydratase — MTRIEDIYAREILDSRGNPTVEVEVFLEGGAMGRASVPSGASTGEHEAVELRDGDKSRYLGKGVLKAVENVNTVLAENLIGMDALDQVAIDKAMIALDGTPNKGKLGANAILGVSLAVAKAAANQLGIPLYRYLGGVNAKELPVPMMNILNGGSHADSAVDVQEFMVQPVGAKTYKEALRMGAEIFHHLGKLLKANGDSTNVGNEGGYAPANINGTEGALDIISKAVEAAGYKLGEEITFAMDAASSEFAKKEGDKYVYKFAREGGVVRSSEEMVEWYAGLCEKYPIVSIEDGLAEDDWAGFKLLTEKLGKKVQLVGDDLFVTNTERLERGIKEGIANSILIKVNQIGTLTETLDAIEMAKKAGYTAVVSHRSGETEDDTIADIAVATNAGQIKTGSASRTDRMAKYNQLLRIEDDLADEAVYEGKKAFYNINICSCGK; from the coding sequence ATGACTAGAATTGAAGATATCTATGCAAGAGAGATACTTGATTCAAGAGGAAATCCAACTGTTGAAGTGGAAGTATTTTTAGAAGGCGGAGCAATGGGAAGAGCATCTGTACCGTCAGGGGCATCTACTGGAGAACACGAAGCAGTTGAATTAAGAGACGGTGACAAATCCAGATACTTAGGAAAAGGTGTATTAAAAGCAGTTGAAAATGTAAATACAGTTTTAGCTGAAAACTTAATTGGAATGGACGCTTTAGATCAAGTTGCTATTGATAAAGCAATGATAGCTCTAGACGGAACACCTAACAAAGGAAAATTAGGGGCAAACGCAATACTTGGAGTTTCATTGGCAGTAGCTAAAGCAGCTGCAAATCAATTAGGAATACCTTTATATAGATATTTAGGAGGAGTTAATGCAAAAGAATTACCTGTTCCTATGATGAATATTTTAAATGGTGGATCTCACGCTGACTCTGCTGTTGACGTTCAAGAATTCATGGTACAACCTGTTGGAGCAAAAACTTATAAAGAAGCTTTAAGAATGGGTGCTGAAATATTCCATCACCTAGGAAAACTTTTAAAAGCTAACGGAGACTCTACAAACGTAGGAAATGAAGGAGGATATGCACCTGCTAACATTAATGGTACTGAAGGAGCATTAGACATCATTTCTAAAGCAGTTGAAGCTGCAGGATATAAATTAGGTGAAGAAATTACATTCGCAATGGATGCCGCTTCATCTGAATTTGCAAAAAAAGAAGGAGACAAATACGTTTACAAATTCGCAAGAGAAGGTGGAGTAGTAAGATCTTCTGAAGAAATGGTAGAATGGTATGCAGGATTATGCGAAAAATATCCTATCGTATCAATTGAAGATGGTCTAGCTGAAGATGACTGGGCAGGATTCAAATTATTAACTGAAAAATTAGGTAAAAAAGTTCAATTAGTAGGAGACGATTTATTCGTTACAAATACTGAAAGACTTGAAAGAGGAATTAAAGAAGGAATTGCAAACTCAATATTAATAAAAGTTAACCAAATCGGTACATTAACTGAAACATTAGATGCTATCGAAATGGCTAAAAAAGCAGGATATACTGCAGTAGTATCTCACAGATCAGGAGAAACTGAAGATGATACAATAGCTGATATAGCTGTTGCAACAAATGCAGGACAAATTAAAACAGGATCTGCTTCAAGAACAGACAGAATGGCTAAATATAACCAATTATTAAGAATTGAAGATGATTTAGCAGATGAAGCTGTTTACGAAGGTAAAAAAGCATTCTACAATATAAACATTTGCAGTTGCGGAAAATAA
- a CDS encoding adhesion protein FadA, giving the protein MKKLGALFLILSAVSFAGYQEINAKYNQLESQFTNLVNLENQQYAKLRANAEVASRKLDERQRLKAALEDRIAKIEGSAGAKFFKGEYGDLVKEYKNVVKALDEEIKSLSKTVENYQAVESLKGGN; this is encoded by the coding sequence ATGAAAAAATTAGGAGCTTTATTTTTAATTCTAAGTGCTGTTTCTTTTGCAGGTTATCAGGAAATAAACGCAAAATATAACCAATTGGAATCTCAGTTTACAAATTTAGTAAACCTTGAAAACCAACAATATGCAAAATTAAGAGCAAATGCAGAAGTTGCATCAAGAAAATTAGATGAAAGACAACGTTTAAAAGCGGCTCTTGAAGACAGAATCGCAAAAATCGAAGGTTCAGCAGGAGCAAAATTCTTTAAAGGAGAATACGGAGATCTTGTTAAAGAATATAAAAACGTAGTAAAAGCATTAGATGAAGAAATCAAATCTTTATCTAAAACAGTAGAAAATTATCAAGCAGTTGAATCATTAAAAGGAGGAAATTAG
- a CDS encoding adhesion protein FadA, protein MKKKLAVLLGVLVLSSVGFSAAKKAPASGSSLESSLSNLEAQLQKLEQMEENKFREQEAVANAAQQRLDNYLKMDAAIDQRIADIEANADTSIFGKEFKQKAAEYKKLKEELAKEIKKEQQILENFELLKSLRN, encoded by the coding sequence ATGAAAAAGAAATTAGCAGTTTTATTAGGAGTATTAGTATTAAGTAGTGTTGGGTTCTCAGCAGCTAAAAAAGCGCCAGCAAGCGGATCTTCACTTGAAAGCAGCTTAAGCAACTTAGAAGCTCAATTACAAAAATTAGAACAAATGGAAGAAAACAAATTCAGAGAACAAGAAGCAGTTGCAAACGCTGCACAACAAAGATTAGACAACTATTTAAAAATGGATGCAGCTATCGACCAAAGAATAGCTGATATCGAAGCTAATGCTGACACAAGCATTTTTGGAAAAGAATTCAAACAAAAAGCAGCTGAATACAAAAAATTAAAAGAAGAATTAGCTAAAGAAATCAAAAAAGAGCAACAAATCTTAGAAAACTTTGAATTATTGAAATCTTTAAGAAACTAA
- the radC gene encoding DNA repair protein RadC, whose amino-acid sequence MKNNEGHRGRLRNRFLMSGLSGFQDYEILELLLTYVIVRKDCKAIAKELLDKYGDLYTLLKQSPEELEKNKYITERTAIFFKMLFSIIERQLYLKIHNEKITISSNVQLLDYLKFSLLNREIEVFKVLFLNTQNELLKEEELFKGTIDRSTVYIRELIKKILNYNAKSVILVHNHPAGSLKPSQADIALTRKIKEIFEGIEIRLLDHIIISEKGYFSFLEGGIL is encoded by the coding sequence ATGAAAAATAATGAGGGACACAGGGGAAGACTGAGAAACAGATTTTTAATGTCAGGGTTATCAGGATTTCAGGATTATGAAATTTTAGAATTACTTCTGACTTATGTTATTGTAAGAAAAGACTGTAAGGCAATAGCAAAGGAATTGCTTGACAAGTATGGAGATTTGTACACGTTATTAAAACAATCTCCTGAAGAACTGGAAAAAAATAAATATATAACTGAAAGGACGGCAATATTTTTTAAAATGCTGTTTTCCATAATTGAAAGGCAGTTATATCTAAAAATACACAATGAGAAAATTACTATTTCAAGTAATGTTCAGTTACTGGATTATTTGAAATTTTCTCTGTTAAACAGGGAAATTGAAGTATTTAAAGTACTGTTTTTAAATACTCAGAATGAACTTCTGAAGGAAGAGGAACTGTTTAAAGGGACAATTGACAGAAGCACTGTCTACATAAGGGAACTAATAAAAAAAATACTGAATTACAATGCAAAATCAGTCATTCTGGTACATAATCATCCGGCAGGTTCATTAAAGCCGTCACAGGCTGATATTGCACTAACTAGAAAAATTAAGGAGATATTTGAAGGAATAGAGATACGCTTACTGGATCATATAATAATAAGTGAGAAAGGATATTTCAGTTTCTTAGAAGGTGGAATTTTATGA
- the ricT gene encoding PSP1 domain-containing protein: MKVLNIKFRKTKKVYPFLINEFQNFQKGDHVIVDTIRGEQIGIVLGVANKLGMELEENDEVKIREVKRKLTEKEVEKLKELDIKADEAYFKCKKIVKDILPEMNLVIGEYTFDENKLIFYFTAETRLDFRELVKEVNRTFRKRVEFYQIKQNDEGRILSAFGKYGKEIYW; the protein is encoded by the coding sequence ATGAAAGTATTAAATATAAAATTTAGGAAAACAAAAAAAGTTTATCCGTTTTTAATAAATGAATTTCAAAATTTTCAAAAGGGAGACCATGTAATTGTTGACACAATAAGAGGTGAACAGATAGGAATAGTTTTGGGAGTAGCAAATAAGCTAGGAATGGAACTTGAAGAAAATGATGAAGTAAAAATAAGGGAAGTAAAGAGAAAATTAACAGAAAAAGAAGTTGAAAAGCTTAAGGAATTAGATATTAAAGCTGATGAAGCTTATTTTAAATGTAAAAAAATAGTAAAGGATATTTTGCCTGAAATGAATCTGGTAATTGGAGAGTACACTTTTGATGAAAATAAATTAATTTTTTATTTTACTGCTGAAACTAGACTTGATTTCAGGGAACTTGTAAAAGAGGTAAATAGGACATTCAGAAAGAGGGTAGAATTTTATCAGATAAAGCAAAATGATGAAGGGAGAATTTTAAGTGCATTTGGAAAGTACGGAAAGGAAATATACTGGTAA
- a CDS encoding regulatory iron-sulfur-containing complex subunit RicT produces the protein MHLESTERKYTGNNICSIGNEENVLEQVIDVYFDAFQKRYYFLNNPKFSVEINDQVIVETQMGLAIGKVISLKKAAIKSNGEALKMIIRVATKKDIEKNNELKTEAIKAGYIFKNKLRKYNLNLKLVSTEYTFDKKKLIFYFASEDRVDFRELVKELASIFRVRIELRQIGVRDYAKMVGDCGNCGKTLCCKSIINKFDSVSIKMAREQGVSVAPSKISGVCGRLKCCMGFENAQYLEVKEDFPAIGQSVMTAEGKGNVVSMNMLNDIIFVNIEGKGLQRYSLSEIKFNKKEKIEIEKTQVCCYEENN, from the coding sequence GTGCATTTGGAAAGTACGGAAAGGAAATATACTGGTAACAATATCTGCAGTATAGGAAATGAAGAAAATGTTTTAGAACAGGTAATAGACGTATATTTTGATGCGTTTCAAAAAAGGTATTATTTTCTTAATAATCCTAAGTTTTCAGTGGAAATAAATGATCAGGTAATTGTAGAAACACAGATGGGATTAGCAATAGGAAAGGTAATATCTCTAAAAAAAGCCGCTATAAAAAGTAATGGGGAAGCTCTTAAAATGATTATAAGAGTTGCTACAAAAAAAGATATTGAAAAAAATAATGAATTAAAAACAGAAGCAATAAAAGCGGGATATATATTTAAAAATAAACTTAGGAAATACAACCTTAATCTTAAATTAGTGTCAACTGAATATACATTTGATAAGAAAAAGTTAATTTTTTATTTTGCTTCAGAAGACAGAGTTGATTTTAGGGAACTTGTGAAAGAATTAGCTTCTATTTTCAGGGTTAGAATAGAACTTAGACAAATTGGGGTAAGAGATTATGCCAAAATGGTGGGTGACTGTGGAAACTGTGGAAAAACATTATGCTGTAAATCAATAATAAATAAATTTGATTCAGTTTCAATAAAAATGGCAAGAGAACAGGGAGTATCGGTAGCTCCTTCAAAAATTTCAGGAGTATGTGGAAGACTGAAATGCTGTATGGGGTTTGAAAACGCCCAGTATCTGGAAGTAAAGGAAGATTTTCCGGCTATTGGCCAGTCTGTTATGACTGCTGAGGGAAAAGGAAATGTAGTAAGCATGAATATGCTGAATGATATTATTTTTGTAAATATTGAAGGAAAAGGTCTACAGAGATACAGTCTGTCAGAAATAAAATTTAATAAAAAAGAAAAAATAGAAATTGAAAAAACACAGGTTTGCTGTTATGAAGAAAATAACTAA
- a CDS encoding tRNA1(Val) (adenine(37)-N6)-methyltransferase, producing MKKITNDFYIEKLESVDKKIIVKDEGLKITEDALLLSNFVKKKLASCKKENTGKRSNILLEIGSGQGTISLLLSEIKTIEKICAVEIQESIFKHLNENIKINQLEDKIIGINEDIKDIQGEYGYIVSNPPYRKVSSGRLPENESERISKYEVTLTLEELFMQIRRLLKNYGEFFVIVPDERLNDSFLYIYKNNMNILELEINKYRKRNLVIIHGKKGGNQNSGINIETVQQHSEK from the coding sequence ATGAAGAAAATAACTAATGATTTTTATATTGAAAAATTAGAAAGTGTAGACAAAAAAATTATAGTAAAGGATGAAGGGCTGAAAATTACAGAAGATGCCCTTCTTTTGTCAAATTTTGTAAAAAAGAAGCTGGCCAGCTGTAAAAAAGAAAATACTGGGAAAAGATCCAATATATTACTGGAAATAGGATCAGGACAAGGGACAATATCTCTACTTTTATCTGAAATTAAGACAATAGAAAAAATTTGCGCTGTGGAAATTCAGGAAAGTATTTTTAAACATCTGAATGAAAATATAAAAATAAATCAGCTGGAAGATAAAATTATTGGGATAAATGAAGACATAAAAGATATACAGGGGGAATACGGGTATATTGTTTCAAATCCTCCCTATAGGAAAGTTAGCTCAGGAAGATTGCCTGAAAATGAATCTGAAAGAATAAGTAAATATGAAGTAACTCTTACTTTAGAAGAATTATTCATGCAAATAAGACGACTTCTCAAAAACTATGGGGAATTCTTTGTAATTGTGCCAGATGAAAGGTTAAATGACAGTTTTTTATATATTTATAAAAATAATATGAATATATTGGAACTGGAAATAAATAAATATCGAAAAAGAAATCTGGTAATAATACATGGGAAAAAAGGTGGAAATCAAAATTCAGGAATTAATATAGAAACTGTACAGCAACATTCAGAAAAGTAA
- a CDS encoding thioredoxin family protein produces the protein MATFEKYLNSEGDTENKERQLKIINKIILSDESVQKIKNINKEIKILAVAEIYCPDCRAVVSFLEKFAELNDKIKIEYSTREEAHELLLKATGTARIPTLFADNGNKSEVFLTEFPKVVQKHMSENPEQFDEIKYNFRTGKFNKEIEEELVSYLVSL, from the coding sequence ATGGCCACATTCGAAAAATATCTTAATTCTGAAGGAGATACAGAGAACAAGGAAAGACAGCTTAAAATAATAAATAAAATTATTTTGTCTGATGAATCAGTGCAAAAAATAAAAAATATAAACAAAGAAATTAAAATTCTTGCAGTTGCTGAGATTTACTGTCCTGACTGCCGTGCAGTCGTTTCCTTTCTGGAAAAATTTGCTGAACTGAATGATAAAATAAAAATAGAATACAGCACAAGGGAAGAAGCTCATGAACTACTTCTGAAAGCTACTGGAACAGCAAGAATTCCTACTCTGTTTGCAGACAATGGAAATAAATCGGAAGTATTTTTAACTGAATTTCCTAAAGTTGTTCAGAAACATATGTCTGAAAATCCTGAACAGTTTGATGAAATAAAATATAACTTCAGAACTGGAAAGTTCAATAAAGAAATTGAAGAAGAATTAGTTTCATATTTAGTTTCCCTATAA